Within the Flavobacterium sp. N502536 genome, the region TAAAAGAAATCAACTTAATTTGGCATTCAGACTCTGAGAAAGATTGGCACCTAAATTCTTTCTTCGAAAGTGAAATGAGTATTTCCAGCAACAAATTTGAATTATTTTGTAAAATTAAAGGGCTGAATCAAACGCAAAGTGGTTCTTTTTCTTTTGTCGGAAATATTTTCAATTCCCAGCCAAGAGAAATTAATCCAAAAAGAGAAACTCAATATGAAGTTTGCAACATCGAAAATTGTAATTTATTTAACGGAAGTTTCAACAACAATACATTTTACATGCCCTTTAGTTTTAAACACAATATATTAAAATACAATTCTGAATACTCAGGTCATAGTTTTATAAATAATCTTTTTCAAAAAAGTTATTTTTCATATACTGACTTTGGAAACAAAGCTAAATTCAACAGATGTGATTTTTTAGGAACAACTTTATTTGATCATGTTAAAAGCTCAAACCAGGAATTTAATAGCTGTAAATTCAACGGATATACTCATTTCAACAATGCAAAAATTTCAAATCTATCAATTTTATATTCTAGTTTTAATAGGCCAACTTCTTTCAACGAAGCAGAATTTGACATTCTAAAATTGTTTGAAGCAAAATTTATTAACGGCGTTTATTTTGATGAAATGAAAATAAATAAAGTTTTGGACAGATCATACTTAAAAGACAAATCTAAGATTTCGGACTGGAAAAAAACTTTGCGAACTATAAAGCAAGAGTCGCAAAAACTAGAAAATAAAATTGATTTCAATAATTATAGAAATTATGAGCTTGCAGCCCATTACGAAGAATTAAATATAGGCACAAATTTCAAAGATACATCGATTCTTTGGGCAACAAAATGGTCCTCTAATTTTGGAAACTGGTTTTGGGCGTTAGGTTTTACAGTAGTTTCTGGATTATTTTGGTTTTCAATTTTATATCGAATTGAAAATTCAGGAACGTTTAACTTTGAAAAGATAAACGAGTATTTTGTTGGAGCCTTTAGATTTTTTCTTGTTACAGACTTTTTCAATCCATTAGAAAATGACAGAACATATTTAGATAATGGCTGGAGTTGGTTAATTTTTATCTTTGGAAAAATCTTCATTGCATTTGGAATTTACGAAATGATACAATCCTTCAGAAAATTTAAAGCTTAAAATCATCTTAATCTCCTCTTGTATCAGCACAATATCATTAAGAGACCGGACAAAATAGGAATGAAAAATCAGACCATTTTTTCATAATCAACTATAAAAAAGCTGCCCTACCCATGTTCTAAACAAAAGCAATCTGTCTCAATTTGGAACAGCTTTTTTATTTCTTTAAACATCAAACCTTTGTAACTTTGAACCTCTGAACCTTTGAACCTAGAAAAAAATGGACGAAACCCCAAAACGATTTGACCGAATTGTTGCCATCCTGATCCAATTACAATCCAAAAAAATTGTAAAAGCACAGGAGTTGGCCGATCGCTTTGAAGTGAGTTTGCGAACGATTTATAGAGACATTCGAACGCTTGAAGCATCAGGAGTCCCTATTTACAGTGAGGCCGGAGTGGGTTACGCCCTGATGGATGGTTACAGATTGCCGCCGGTTATGTTTACACGCGAGGAAGTAAGCAGCTTTATTGCCGCCGAAAAACTAATGCAAAAATTTACCGATCCATCTCTTGGAGCACATTATGCATCGGCTATGTATAAACTGAAATCTGTTTTAAGAAGTACCGATAAAGACTGGCTCTCCAATATCGAATCACGAGTTGTAATGAATACCGCTGAGCCTCTGTTTAATGATAATTCGCCAAATACTTTAGCGCTTCTTTTTGAAGGTATTGCCGAGAAAAAACAACTTTTGCTTTCGTACAAAACCTACGAAACAGATACCGCTACACAAAGAAACATAGAACCGGTAGGCGTTTTTCACGACAACAACAATTGGTATTTTTTAGGATACTGCCATTTACGACAGGATTATCGTCAGTTTAGAACAGACAGAATTCAGGGTATTCGCAAAACAGACTCTGATTTTACAATCGAACACAATGCTTTAGAAACCTATATCAATAAAACAGAAACCTGTCCAACAACAAAAGTTCGCATCTTAATTGATAAAAAAATTGCCCGTTATCTGTCTACTGAAAAAAAGTACCACGGCTTTATCTCTGAAAAAGAAGTAGACGGAAAAATAGAAATGACTTTTATGTCACGTGATATCGAAAACTCATTTCCACGCTGGTTTCTCATGTATGGAGACTATGCTACTATTCTGGAACCCGAAAGGCTCAAAACCACAACACTGCAATTACTGGAAATCAACCGAAAAAGACTTTTATAAAAAAACACCTAAAGATGAGCTTCATCCTTAGGTGTTTTTCAAATCTAGTGTTTCTCTTTTACCACATTGTAAAAATTATAATCGGTATTGGAAGCATCGGTAATACCTATATTTCTTCCCATCGTTACAATTTGACCTCTGTGATACGTTCCGTGATTCACCACCTGCAACAAGTAATCGCTGACAGGCAAATCACACTGAAACCATGGATTTTCAATTTTGATTGTTTTCAACAACTGTTCGTCTGATAATGATGTGATGAATGCCGCTAATTTTGCAGATGTATTCAATAAACCTTCAAACACTTCATCCTTATTTAAATCAGTACCTTCCCTTCTTTCGGGCTGAGGTATTTCAGCTATTACCGAAAACCAATATTCTTCGGTTTCCCAAATATGATTTAATGTTTTAACAATACTTGTATAGCTTGAAAGAACTTCTTTATGCAGCAATTCGTCTGTTTTTGTTGAAAGCCAGTTCACAAATTGCTGATTGACCCATAAATTATAAGCTGCATAATTGGTCATAATTTTTTTAAAACTCATACCGTTCGATTTAAATTTGAATAAAGATAGAATAAAATTTATTTAACACTTCTGATCACTACTGTCTCTCCCAGAAAAAAGGAGGTTCGATATTTAAAGCTCTTAAATATACGTAAGCTTGTCCACGGTGATGTACTTCATTGTCAACAAAATACAAAACATTTTGGATTATAGGAAATTCATATTGACCAAACAGGTTGAATGTTTCACTAAAATCTTCAATCGACAATTGTTTCCAGTATTCGTTAATTTCAGCTGTGGCCTCATCCCATTTTTCAAGATACTGGGCTTTAAAGATTAATTTTTCAGATGCTTCTGTATAAGGTTTGATCTCTTTATTTACAATTCCTTTTAATGCCGGAGCTGCAATAGCTAAAAGCTCGTCTGTCAACTGCGCGAAAGTTCGCATTCCTCCAATCGAAAATTCAAAAAAATCTTTCTCCGGAAACGCTTCAATCACACGACGTGTAAGTGCGCGATGTCCTTGCCAGTGGATCAATAAATCTTCAGGAGTAATTACTTGGGCTGCTAATGTTTTCATAGTTTTAAAGTTTTAATTATTTCTTACTTCAAAAGTATTGAGGGCCGGTGACAACAGTTTGTCAGCAGGAAATAAAAAATTAAAATATTTTTCATTTTCTCTTGTACAGATACGATTCTCTATAGTTAAAGAGGGCGTTCCCAGAGAACATCTCCTTAAATTCGATAAAACCTTTGTACCTTTGCGCCTTAGAAACTTTGGAACTTAAAAGAAATGATCGAAGATAAAAATCCGCAGCGTACCAGTATAGCACAATTAGGTGAATTTGGCCTAATTGAACATTTAACCAAAAATTTTGATGTTACTCAGGAATCTACCCTGAAAAGTATAGGCGATGATGCCGCTGTTCTTGATTTTAAGGACAAAAAAGTAGTAGTCTCTACCGATTTATTAATTGAGGGAGTACATTTTGACCTGGCGTATATGCCTTTAAAACATTTGGGATACAAGTCGGTTGTGGTTAACCTGTCCGACATTTGTGCGATGAATGCAAAACCAACGCAAATAACGGTTTCTGTGGCAGTTTCTAACCGTTTCCCACTAGAAGCCTTAGAAGAATTATTTGATGGCATTACACATGCTGCAAAAGAGTATAAAGTTGATGTTATTGGTGGTGATACTACCTCATCGCAAAAAGGACTAATTATTAGCATCACCGCAATTGGTGAAGCCAATGAGGAAGAACTTGTTTACCGAAATGGCGCCAAAGGAACCGATTTACTTGTCGTTACCGGAGATATAGGAGCTGCTTATATGGGATTGCAAGTATTGGAGCGCGAGAAACAAGTTTTTCAGGTGAATCCAAACAGCCAGCCAGATCTGGACATGTACAGCTATTTAATCGAGCGTCA harbors:
- a CDS encoding DinB family protein — encoded protein: MSFKKIMTNYAAYNLWVNQQFVNWLSTKTDELLHKEVLSSYTSIVKTLNHIWETEEYWFSVIAEIPQPERREGTDLNKDEVFEGLLNTSAKLAAFITSLSDEQLLKTIKIENPWFQCDLPVSDYLLQVVNHGTYHRGQIVTMGRNIGITDASNTDYNFYNVVKEKH
- a CDS encoding DinB family protein, whose product is MKTLAAQVITPEDLLIHWQGHRALTRRVIEAFPEKDFFEFSIGGMRTFAQLTDELLAIAAPALKGIVNKEIKPYTEASEKLIFKAQYLEKWDEATAEINEYWKQLSIEDFSETFNLFGQYEFPIIQNVLYFVDNEVHHRGQAYVYLRALNIEPPFFWERQ
- a CDS encoding helix-turn-helix transcriptional regulator, producing MDETPKRFDRIVAILIQLQSKKIVKAQELADRFEVSLRTIYRDIRTLEASGVPIYSEAGVGYALMDGYRLPPVMFTREEVSSFIAAEKLMQKFTDPSLGAHYASAMYKLKSVLRSTDKDWLSNIESRVVMNTAEPLFNDNSPNTLALLFEGIAEKKQLLLSYKTYETDTATQRNIEPVGVFHDNNNWYFLGYCHLRQDYRQFRTDRIQGIRKTDSDFTIEHNALETYINKTETCPTTKVRILIDKKIARYLSTEKKYHGFISEKEVDGKIEMTFMSRDIENSFPRWFLMYGDYATILEPERLKTTTLQLLEINRKRLL
- the thiL gene encoding thiamine-phosphate kinase — encoded protein: MIEDKNPQRTSIAQLGEFGLIEHLTKNFDVTQESTLKSIGDDAAVLDFKDKKVVVSTDLLIEGVHFDLAYMPLKHLGYKSVVVNLSDICAMNAKPTQITVSVAVSNRFPLEALEELFDGITHAAKEYKVDVIGGDTTSSQKGLIISITAIGEANEEELVYRNGAKGTDLLVVTGDIGAAYMGLQVLEREKQVFQVNPNSQPDLDMYSYLIERQLKPEARKDVRTLLHALEIKPTAMIDISDGLSSEIMHICKQSKVGCNLYEDKLPLDPQFISTCEEFNIDSTTVAINGGEDYELLFTIDINDFDKIKGNPNFSIIGHMADESEGVHLVTRANTKIALKARGWDALTE